Genomic window (Streptomyces sp. NBC_01431):
CCAGGAGCTGGGCGGCCCGTTTGTCGACCTCGGCGCCGGGCAGCCCGCGCAACCGGCCGGAGTAGCCGAGGAGTTCACGGCCCGAGAGCCGCTCGAAGAGGCGCAGCCCCTCCGGCAGCACGCCGATGCGGGACTTCACGGCGACCGGATCGCGCCACACGTCGTGGCCGGCCACCTCCACCGTGCCCTGATCGGGCCTGAGCAGCCCCGTCACCATGGACAGCGTGGTGGTCTTGCCCGCGCCGTTCGGGCCGACGAGCCCGATGAACTTGCCCGCGGGCAGCTCCAGATCGATCCCCGCGACCGCGATCTGCTCGCCGAAGCGCTTCCACAGCCCCTGTACGCGGACGGCGGCCGGCGCCGTACGCGCTCCGCCCGCCGTGTCCGCTGTTCCTTCGAATGCCTGGTCCGGCATGGTGGTGCCTTTCGTCCCCGTGACGGTGCTGACCAAGCCACCATAGGAGTGAAAGGCGGCATGCGCGCTAGGGGCGTCGGGTCCTTGCCGCCGCCGCCTCGCGGCCACAGGCGTAGGCGAGGGGACTGATCAGTTCCTCGGCGTCCGGCAGCCAGCGGTTCGCGGGGGTGGGGCGGCGCGCCCACTGCACCGCCCCGTGCCCGCCGACCCGGGTCGGCGGCGCCGCCACGTAGTCGCCCTCGCCCCGGGTGACCAGGTCGATCGCGGCGGGCGTCCACCCCAACTTGCGTACCAGGTCCGGGACTTTGGCGCCCGCGCCGGGCAGTACGAAGAACAGCATGCGGCGGTCGGGGGTGCAGGTGACCGGGCCGAGCGTTAGCTCCATGCGCTCCATGCGGGCGAGCGCGAGGAACCCGGCCGACTCCGGTACGTCGATGGCGTCGAAGGTGCGCCCGGTGGGAAGCAGGATCGAGGCCCGGAGCTGCTTGGACCACAGGCGGCGCGCGGCGACTCCGCTGCCGGTCGCCTGGGTCGCCCAGTCCGGCCGGGCCGGGTGCGCACCCGGTTTCGGGCACGCGGTGTCACCGCACGAGCAGCGCTCGACGCCCTCGTCCGCCTCCAGCGAGGTGCCGGGGAACACGTCCCAGTGCCGCTCCTCCGCGTACCGTACGGCGCTGTCCAGGAGCTGTTCTCCGCGCTGCTGGGGGATCTGTGCGGATGCCGTACCCGTGCCGGTGCCTGTGATGGTTTCTTCCACGACGGACTCAACTCCCGCCACCACCGAGGGTTACGGGCGTGCGAAGCGCGGGATCAGCGGTATCGGTCCTGCATATGGGGCGCATGGGTGCATGGGCGGGGGCGCGCGTGCGGCTGGGTGGCGGCGGCAGGGTAGCCATATGCCGGGGAAGCTCACAGGAATGCTGGCAATGACGCCATTTTCCGGATTCTCCTCGTTTCTCTGCATATTCGCAGGGCAGTGATCTCTCACTGATCAACTGCCGTCTCAGGGGGTTCTCATGGCAGCCAGGCCTCTAGTCGCCCGCCAGCCC
Coding sequences:
- a CDS encoding bifunctional DNA primase/polymerase, with the translated sequence MEETITGTGTGTASAQIPQQRGEQLLDSAVRYAEERHWDVFPGTSLEADEGVERCSCGDTACPKPGAHPARPDWATQATGSGVAARRLWSKQLRASILLPTGRTFDAIDVPESAGFLALARMERMELTLGPVTCTPDRRMLFFVLPGAGAKVPDLVRKLGWTPAAIDLVTRGEGDYVAAPPTRVGGHGAVQWARRPTPANRWLPDAEELISPLAYACGREAAAARTRRP
- a CDS encoding ABC transporter ATP-binding protein, with the translated sequence MPDQAFEGTADTAGGARTAPAAVRVQGLWKRFGEQIAVAGIDLELPAGKFIGLVGPNGAGKTTTLSMVTGLLRPDQGTVEVAGHDVWRDPVAVKSRIGVLPEGLRLFERLSGRELLGYSGRLRGLPGAEVDKRAAQLLDVLDLAGAQHKLVVDYSTGMRKKIGLAAALLHNPEVLFLDEPFEGVDPVSAQTIRGVLERYTGSGATVVFSSHVMELVESLCDWVAVMAAGRIRAQGTLAEVRGGADSLQHAFLELVGAGGRKAGDSLDWLGGGAR